A window from Leptothermofonsia sichuanensis E412 encodes these proteins:
- a CDS encoding ATP-binding protein: MMQATPWYEANSRYLLTAIDWLRLRLQRMMPDTTVTEEAIARAREQMVNAAMTDPPPALITLSSVLGLTEFEQSLLLLCAAMELDTEITSFCARIQGESQRYPTYALALGLFDQPVWDVVSPERPLRSWRLIEIHQSGVNPLTVSPLKADERIVNYLKGLNYLDDRLSSLLSPVTIPVTAESPSQLLSPSQQQVAKEIARQVDAISHWHQVPLIHLLGSDRTSKQLIALSVAAQMEMPLYRMRVELLPTHASELETLIRLWQREMQLFPVALYLDGQAIEGSHPNNAAAALRAFLDSTHGLFFLDLREQSGTFDQPMLSFEVAKPTPIEQWQTWQQILGNQETTAVLASQFNLNLSEILQIASTAQAESAPSRSATDRLWQGCLVRTRPRLDTLAQRLDTRATWDDLVLPAAETALLQQIASQIRHRSTVYDEWGFRSRMNRGLGVNALFAGESGTGKTMAAEVIANELRLNLYRIDLSSVVSKYIGETEKNLRKLFDAAEDGGAILFFDEADALFGKRSEVKDSHDRYANIEINYLLQRIEAYSGLAILATNLKASMDSAFLRRLRFIVNFPFPSQADRQRMWEKVFPPQLPKASDLDYAWLGRMQLTGGSIINIALNAAFAAAASPERQITMPLVLAAARSEFRKLDRPVNEADFNWKAPAPVGAS; encoded by the coding sequence ATGATGCAAGCAACTCCCTGGTATGAAGCCAATTCCCGCTATCTGTTGACCGCGATCGACTGGTTGCGACTGCGGCTCCAGCGCATGATGCCCGATACCACGGTGACGGAGGAAGCCATTGCCCGCGCCAGAGAGCAGATGGTCAACGCCGCCATGACCGATCCACCACCAGCCCTGATCACTTTGAGTTCTGTGTTGGGACTGACTGAGTTTGAACAATCCCTGTTGTTGCTGTGTGCCGCAATGGAACTGGATACCGAAATCACCAGTTTTTGTGCCAGAATTCAGGGCGAGTCCCAGCGCTATCCAACCTATGCCCTGGCCCTGGGGCTGTTCGATCAGCCCGTGTGGGATGTGGTTTCGCCAGAACGTCCGTTGCGCTCCTGGCGGCTGATCGAAATTCATCAATCAGGGGTTAACCCTTTAACGGTCAGTCCCCTGAAAGCAGATGAGCGGATCGTCAATTACCTGAAAGGGTTGAATTACCTGGACGATCGCCTGAGTTCCCTGTTGTCTCCAGTCACCATTCCTGTCACCGCAGAATCCCCCTCACAGTTACTTTCCCCATCGCAACAGCAGGTGGCAAAGGAAATTGCCCGGCAGGTGGATGCCATCTCCCACTGGCACCAGGTACCCCTGATTCACCTCCTGGGCAGCGATCGCACCAGCAAACAATTAATTGCACTGTCGGTAGCGGCGCAGATGGAAATGCCACTGTACCGGATGCGAGTAGAATTGCTGCCCACCCATGCCTCGGAGTTAGAAACGCTGATTCGCCTGTGGCAGCGGGAAATGCAGTTGTTTCCGGTGGCGCTGTATCTGGATGGGCAGGCGATCGAAGGCAGCCATCCCAATAATGCCGCCGCCGCGCTACGGGCCTTTTTAGACAGCACCCATGGGCTGTTTTTCCTGGATTTACGGGAACAAAGTGGAACGTTTGATCAGCCAATGCTGTCGTTTGAAGTGGCAAAACCGACGCCAATAGAGCAATGGCAGACCTGGCAACAGATTCTGGGCAATCAAGAAACCACAGCAGTGTTAGCCAGCCAGTTTAATTTGAATCTGAGTGAAATTCTGCAAATTGCCAGCACAGCCCAGGCGGAGTCTGCCCCCTCCCGGTCAGCGACCGATCGCCTGTGGCAGGGTTGTCTGGTACGAACTCGTCCCCGCCTGGACACACTGGCCCAACGGCTGGATACCAGGGCAACCTGGGATGATCTGGTCTTACCGGCAGCGGAAACCGCTTTATTGCAGCAGATTGCATCCCAGATCCGGCATCGCAGCACTGTGTATGATGAGTGGGGTTTCCGGAGTCGCATGAACCGGGGGTTAGGGGTAAATGCTCTGTTTGCCGGGGAGAGTGGCACAGGGAAAACAATGGCAGCAGAGGTCATCGCCAATGAGTTACGGTTGAATCTGTACCGGATTGATCTCTCCTCCGTGGTGAGTAAATACATTGGGGAAACAGAGAAAAACCTGCGAAAGCTATTTGATGCGGCGGAAGATGGCGGGGCAATTTTGTTTTTTGATGAAGCAGATGCCTTATTTGGTAAGCGCAGTGAGGTGAAGGATAGTCACGATCGCTACGCCAACATCGAAATTAATTATCTGCTACAACGCATTGAAGCCTACAGTGGTTTAGCCATTCTGGCAACAAATTTGAAAGCATCGATGGATAGTGCTTTTCTACGGCGATTACGCTTTATTGTCAATTTTCCGTTTCCGTCCCAGGCAGATCGGCAACGGATGTGGGAAAAGGTGTTTCCACCCCAGCTTCCCAAAGCATCCGATTTAGATTACGCCTGGTTAGGGCGAATGCAATTGACGGGCGGCAGCATTATCAACATCGCCTTAAATGCGGCATTTGCCGCCGCCGCCAGTCCAGAGCGGCAGATTACTATGCCGTTAGTCCTGGCAGCCGCCAGAAGCGAATTTCGTAAGCTCGATCGCCCTGTGAACGAGGCAGATTTTAATTGGAAAGCGCCTGCACCTGTTGGAGCCAGTTGA
- a CDS encoding NAD(P)/FAD-dependent oxidoreductase, protein MLKHPRIVVIGAGFGGLQAAQSLANSGADVLLIDRNNYHLFVPLLYQVATAQLAPDLVAYPIRTILRRATNLQFLQAEVQKIDFSEQIIKVGDAVVPYNFLVLATGSQTRYLGVPGAAEYAFSMRTLEEAVALRNHLFSCFEQASHEPDPVRRERLLTVAIVGGGATGVEMAGALIEMFRTLRKDYPTLDWQQVRLLLVQSGDRLLPDLPRQLGEYTCKRLRQLGVEVHLHQKVNRITPGTLHLSDGQAIATETIIWTAGLQASAPETSQDLARATKEKLFVRSTLQLLEHGNVYAIGDLACVEQKGEPLTGVAPEALQQGVAVARNIRRQLRGKAPKPFRYFNKGRLAIIGCFSGVGKIGGFAFAGFPAWLMWLAVHLVYLPGYRSRLMVLLSWLHTYLSGDRAVRLILSPRRTTVHNRQIHQTVKSLEVSP, encoded by the coding sequence ATGCTCAAACATCCCCGTATTGTGGTTATAGGCGCCGGGTTTGGCGGATTGCAGGCAGCTCAGTCGTTAGCGAATTCTGGTGCAGATGTGTTATTGATTGATCGCAATAATTATCATTTGTTTGTGCCGTTACTTTATCAGGTAGCAACGGCGCAACTGGCACCTGACCTGGTTGCGTACCCAATTCGCACCATTCTGCGACGAGCCACTAATCTTCAGTTCTTGCAGGCAGAAGTTCAGAAAATTGACTTCTCAGAGCAGATTATCAAGGTAGGAGATGCTGTTGTACCCTACAATTTTCTGGTCCTAGCGACCGGCAGCCAAACCAGGTATTTGGGGGTTCCGGGTGCGGCGGAGTATGCGTTTTCAATGAGAACTCTGGAAGAAGCTGTTGCACTACGAAATCACCTGTTTTCTTGCTTTGAGCAGGCCAGCCATGAACCCGATCCGGTGCGGCGGGAACGGTTGCTTACCGTCGCAATCGTCGGTGGGGGAGCAACCGGGGTCGAAATGGCAGGTGCTTTGATTGAGATGTTTCGTACCCTGCGAAAAGACTATCCCACCCTGGATTGGCAACAGGTGAGGTTGTTACTGGTGCAGTCGGGCGATCGCCTGTTACCAGACCTGCCCCGGCAATTGGGGGAATACACCTGTAAACGGCTGCGCCAGCTTGGGGTCGAAGTCCATCTGCACCAAAAAGTGAACCGGATTACACCAGGAACCCTTCATCTCAGTGATGGTCAGGCGATAGCAACTGAAACCATCATCTGGACCGCAGGACTGCAAGCCAGTGCGCCGGAAACCTCTCAAGATTTAGCCAGAGCAACTAAAGAGAAACTGTTTGTCCGTTCAACGCTGCAATTGTTGGAGCATGGCAACGTTTATGCTATCGGTGATCTTGCCTGCGTTGAACAGAAGGGTGAACCCCTGACCGGAGTTGCCCCAGAAGCTCTTCAACAGGGCGTTGCCGTGGCACGAAATATTCGAAGACAACTGCGGGGCAAAGCACCCAAACCCTTTCGCTATTTCAATAAAGGGCGTCTGGCAATTATTGGCTGTTTTTCAGGGGTTGGGAAAATTGGTGGGTTTGCATTTGCAGGCTTCCCCGCCTGGTTGATGTGGCTGGCTGTTCACCTGGTTTATCTGCCGGGCTACCGTAGTCGTCTGATGGTGTTGCTCTCCTGGCTCCACACCTATCTGTCAGGCGATCGCGCCGTTCGCCTGATTTTGTCTCCCAGACGTACTACAGTGCACAATCGTCAAATACACCAAACTGTGAAATCATTGGAGGTATCCCCATGA
- a CDS encoding DoxX family protein, translating into MTASRTYAGLKVGDVAIAYLLLRILIGVNYFNHGFTRIFNIPGFVEDTVKTLEGSYFPEFLVRINSFLVPPVELIVGILITIGLFTRGSLIATFILMIILKLGVTSIQNWGAATSMISYGLVLFILLAGAGFNTYSLDQWLNRNRKSATLDDQAKPGMFSFATQFWAKRPHRRRLPSVTSFR; encoded by the coding sequence ATGACTGCAAGTAGAACTTACGCAGGCTTAAAGGTTGGAGATGTAGCGATCGCCTACTTGCTGTTACGAATTCTAATTGGTGTCAATTACTTCAATCATGGATTTACTCGCATTTTCAATATTCCTGGGTTTGTTGAAGATACTGTTAAAACCCTCGAAGGCTCTTACTTCCCAGAGTTTTTAGTCAGAATTAATTCCTTTCTCGTTCCTCCGGTGGAACTGATTGTCGGTATTTTGATCACCATTGGCTTATTTACACGCGGCTCTCTGATCGCCACCTTTATTTTGATGATCATTCTGAAACTGGGTGTCACCTCTATTCAGAACTGGGGAGCCGCCACTTCCATGATTTCTTACGGTCTGGTGCTGTTTATTCTATTAGCAGGTGCCGGTTTCAATACCTATTCCCTTGATCAGTGGCTAAATCGCAATCGAAAAAGTGCAACTTTAGATGACCAGGCTAAACCGGGAATGTTTAGCTTCGCCACTCAGTTCTGGGCAAAACGCCCTCACCGCAGGCGTTTACCATCTGTTACCAGCTTTAGATAA
- a CDS encoding S8 family serine peptidase — MARQQFLHSLAWVTLGLLSVCLGKTVAAADPLRSSSVGEAGIDAIRLHHSPYHLTGRKIAIGQVEIGRPGQFGIDKAVARNQAMSIHRVFYRNASPRINTNVDGHAQNVASIMISSAKAMRGVAPGARLYSSAAGTPKRYGQPEECLSAQHIAMQNGGDVRAINFSFGEALRQDPRPKPLLDGNALLTQCVDWSARVHNVLYVVAGNQGKGGISIPTDNYNGINVAFTTRLQGLFRKVDFANLGDPSGSGSAIEGIESNVGPRRAIGLVAPGNEIEMVSLNGTLNRSSGTSFAAPHVTATAALLQEYGDRQLRVSCSKTPGCTLPWTLDARRQEVMKAVLLNSTDKIKDEGTGLNLKMTRTILDKNNRSWVQSDAFKDRKIPLNIQMGTGQLNAFRAYQQFSPGQWSPESPVPAIGWDYRAVSQEAAGQRSRGAQGQPGGGAEEKRSHLTSATALPAPHTAVPSFRDYVLEKPLQKDSFVSVTLVWNRLVELVDKNRNDEFDLGESFRDRGLNNLDLYLMRADDDDIRRSIWSSVSEVDSVEHIFYQIPKTDRYKIRVVFQNRVNEATQTYAIAWWTMPASSK; from the coding sequence GTGGCGCGGCAGCAATTTCTCCATTCATTGGCATGGGTGACACTGGGTTTGCTATCGGTTTGTCTGGGAAAGACTGTGGCAGCCGCGGATCCGCTCCGTTCCAGCTCAGTTGGGGAGGCGGGGATTGATGCCATCCGGTTACACCATTCTCCCTATCACTTAACAGGACGCAAAATTGCGATCGGACAGGTTGAGATTGGGCGTCCCGGCCAATTTGGGATTGACAAAGCGGTTGCCCGCAACCAGGCAATGTCCATTCATCGGGTGTTTTACCGCAATGCATCCCCCCGGATTAATACCAACGTAGATGGTCATGCCCAGAATGTCGCCAGCATTATGATCAGTTCAGCCAAGGCGATGCGGGGGGTAGCTCCAGGGGCGCGGCTCTATTCCTCGGCAGCGGGGACTCCCAAACGCTACGGTCAGCCGGAAGAGTGTCTGTCTGCCCAGCATATTGCCATGCAGAATGGTGGAGACGTGCGGGCAATTAACTTTAGCTTTGGTGAAGCGCTGCGGCAGGACCCGCGCCCCAAGCCTCTGCTGGATGGAAATGCATTACTGACTCAGTGTGTGGACTGGTCTGCCCGGGTCCATAATGTCCTGTATGTAGTGGCAGGCAATCAGGGAAAAGGGGGCATTTCAATTCCAACGGACAATTACAACGGGATTAATGTCGCGTTTACAACCCGTCTGCAAGGATTGTTCAGGAAGGTTGATTTTGCCAATTTGGGCGATCCATCCGGTTCAGGGTCTGCGATTGAAGGGATTGAGAGCAATGTGGGACCGCGACGGGCGATCGGGTTGGTGGCTCCAGGAAATGAGATTGAGATGGTGTCCCTGAATGGAACGCTGAACCGGTCGAGTGGGACCAGCTTTGCTGCTCCCCATGTGACGGCAACGGCTGCCCTGCTTCAGGAATATGGCGATCGCCAGTTGCGGGTCAGTTGCTCCAAAACGCCTGGTTGCACCCTGCCCTGGACTCTGGATGCCCGCCGCCAGGAGGTGATGAAGGCGGTGCTGCTCAACTCAACGGACAAAATTAAGGATGAAGGCACAGGCCTCAACCTGAAGATGACCCGCACCATCCTGGATAAAAATAACCGTTCCTGGGTGCAGTCTGATGCCTTTAAGGACCGCAAAATTCCCCTTAATATCCAGATGGGAACTGGACAACTGAATGCCTTCCGAGCCTATCAACAGTTCAGCCCTGGTCAGTGGAGTCCGGAGTCACCCGTTCCAGCCATTGGATGGGATTACCGGGCAGTGAGCCAGGAAGCAGCAGGGCAGAGGAGCCGGGGAGCACAGGGGCAACCGGGTGGAGGGGCAGAAGAAAAGAGAAGCCATCTCACTTCCGCCACTGCCCTCCCTGCTCCCCACACTGCCGTTCCGTCCTTTCGAGATTACGTCCTGGAAAAGCCCTTACAGAAGGATAGTTTTGTGTCTGTAACGCTGGTCTGGAATCGGTTAGTGGAGCTGGTGGACAAAAATCGGAACGATGAGTTTGATCTGGGAGAAAGTTTTCGCGATCGCGGGCTGAACAATCTCGACCTCTATCTGATGCGGGCAGATGATGATGACATTCGCCGCAGCATCTGGTCATCAGTCAGTGAGGTGGACAGTGTGGAACATATCTTCTATCAGATTCCCAAGACAGATCGCTATAAGATTCGAGTTGTGTTTCAAAATCGGGTCAATGAAGCCACTCAAACCTATGCGATCGCCTGGTGGACAATGCCTGCGTCATCAAAGTAG
- the rpe gene encoding ribulose-phosphate 3-epimerase, producing MTQPQSSKSVVVAPSILSADFSRLGEEVRAVDAAGADWIHVDVMDGRFVPNITIGPLIVEALRPVTQKPLDVHLMIVEPEKYIADFAKAGADHILVHAESSSTNHIHRALGQIKELGKKAGAVLNPGSSLELLEYVLDLCDIVLIMSVNPGFGGQSFIESAVPKIRQLRQMCDERGLDPWIEVDGGLKASNTWKVLEAGANAIVAGSAVFKAKDYAAEIAGIRNSKRPAPELAKV from the coding sequence ATGACCCAACCCCAATCCAGTAAATCTGTTGTTGTTGCTCCATCTATCTTATCAGCCGATTTTAGCCGCCTGGGAGAAGAAGTTCGTGCCGTTGATGCCGCTGGGGCAGATTGGATTCATGTCGATGTCATGGATGGTCGGTTCGTCCCCAATATCACGATTGGTCCCCTGATTGTGGAGGCTCTCCGTCCAGTAACCCAGAAGCCGCTGGATGTTCACCTGATGATTGTGGAACCAGAAAAGTACATTGCCGATTTTGCCAAAGCAGGGGCAGATCATATTCTGGTGCACGCCGAGTCCAGCTCTACCAATCACATTCACCGTGCTCTGGGACAGATTAAGGAACTGGGTAAGAAAGCGGGTGCGGTGCTGAATCCCGGTAGTTCCCTGGAACTGCTGGAGTATGTGCTTGATCTGTGCGATATTGTGCTGATTATGAGCGTCAACCCAGGATTTGGGGGACAGAGCTTTATTGAATCGGCTGTGCCCAAGATCCGCCAGTTGCGTCAGATGTGTGATGAGCGAGGACTTGATCCCTGGATTGAAGTGGATGGTGGTTTGAAAGCCAGTAATACCTGGAAGGTGCTGGAAGCAGGAGCCAACGCGATTGTGGCTGGTTCTGCTGTCTTCAAAGCTAAGGACTATGCAGCGGAGATTGCCGGTATTCGCAACAGTAAGCGCCCTGCCCCTGAACTGGCCAAAGTTTAA